One Thermithiobacillus tepidarius DSM 3134 genomic window, CCGCGACTTCGACACCCTCTTCACCACCGACAAGCCGATCATCTTCGCCTATCACGGCTATCCCTGGCTGATCCACCGCCTGACCTACCGCCGCACCAACCACAAGAACCTGCACGTGCGCGGCTTCAAGGAAAAGGGCACCACCACCACGCCCTTCGACATGGCGGTGCTCAACGACATCGACCGCTTCCACCTGGTGGCCGACGTCATCGACCGGGTGCCCAAGCTCGGCTACCACGCCGCCTACGTCAAGCAGGCCATTCGCGACAAGCTGATCGAGCACAGGGAGTACATCACCGAATACGGCCAGGACCTGCCGGAAATCCGCGACTGGCAGTGGCCGCATTGACACTTGCCCGCAGCAGGAGCCGCGCATGTCAACAACCCTGGAAGGCTTGTGGTCGGTGGCGTTCGAGTCGGCGTTCGGCAGCGAGGCCGCGGCGGGCGTACTGGTTTTCGACGGATTCCGGCTCTTCGGCGGGAGCGCCCAGTATCATTACCTGGGCACTTACCACCTGCGCGACAATGCGGCGCATGTCTGCATCGAGATTACGCACTATGACGGCGCGCTTTACCCGGGTTTCGGGGAGGAGCGGAATCTGATCGTGCTGGCCTCCGGTGAGCCGGAGCACGCGGCTTGGTCGCTCACCGGCTTTCGGCGCGACCGCCCGGACTGCGCGATCGCCATCCACCTGACCCGCCGCGCCGACTTGCCGCGTCCATCGAGAGCCGCTCCCTGACCCGGTTCAGGCCCACCCTTAGGCCCGATGCAACGTGCTTGACGTTATTTTTACCATCCCTTCAGGACACGCTCCTGAGCATTCGGGGATACATTGCAGTCGATTTCCCGGCACATGACAAGGTGAAC contains:
- a CDS encoding GrlR family regulatory protein, giving the protein MSTTLEGLWSVAFESAFGSEAAAGVLVFDGFRLFGGSAQYHYLGTYHLRDNAAHVCIEITHYDGALYPGFGEERNLIVLASGEPEHAAWSLTGFRRDRPDCAIAIHLTRRADLPRPSRAAP